A genomic stretch from Nocardia wallacei includes:
- a CDS encoding DUF4282 domain-containing protein produces the protein MTDEPPGPPADPADDFEAEPRFLAWRESTGRRLSRHLSDDRAEERPAEPFGSPGAFLAWARTALRALLDLQFHRSATRTLLPLAYLLGLAFAGGVPVVLTVLLWHVSMPLGLVFAVVVAVPLGLTIAASVRLALEFLVNAARLADRVEHINDLADDLFQALSEVAEPVNQLSEDVRAVQFWRFRRRPTRK, from the coding sequence ATGACCGACGAGCCGCCCGGGCCGCCCGCGGATCCCGCGGACGACTTCGAGGCAGAACCCCGTTTCCTCGCCTGGCGGGAATCCACCGGCCGCAGGTTGTCGCGTCATCTGAGCGACGATCGGGCCGAGGAACGCCCGGCCGAGCCGTTCGGCAGCCCCGGCGCGTTTCTCGCGTGGGCGCGCACCGCGCTGCGCGCCCTGCTGGACCTGCAGTTCCACCGATCGGCGACGCGCACGCTGCTGCCGCTGGCCTACCTGCTCGGGCTGGCCTTCGCCGGGGGTGTGCCGGTGGTGCTGACGGTGCTGCTGTGGCACGTGTCGATGCCGCTGGGGCTGGTGTTCGCGGTGGTGGTGGCGGTGCCCCTGGGGCTGACGATCGCGGCGTCGGTGCGGCTGGCCCTGGAATTCCTGGTGAACGCCGCGCGGCTGGCCGATCGGGTCGAGCACATCAACGATCTCGCCGACGACCTGTTCCAGGCGCTGTCGGAGGTGGCCGAGCCGGTCAACCAACTCTCCGAAGACGTTCGCGCCGTGCAGTTCTGGCGGTTTCGCCGGCGCCCGACCCGGAAATAA
- a CDS encoding helix-turn-helix domain-containing protein: MASPHGITGSTMPRRQLGRQLRDLRNRARMTTRVAAQRLEWSEAKIWRIETGQTSLRGLDVEAMCKIYGAPPELVEPLTALARETKARGWWAEYGDVIPEGFDVYIGLEEAADRLSTFENDLVPGLLQTDAYVRAVLAAARPDMPAPELERRVALRVARQNVLTRPSSPVRLVAVLAEALLWHRIGDTEVHASQLDHLRRMSERPNIELRVVPNDCGYHDGMATGRFMLLEFPEPASDLSEPPVVYIENFTGSTYLDKEPEIARYRAAFGGIRAASVDGRAAIEAALGAF; the protein is encoded by the coding sequence ATGGCTTCACCGCACGGGATCACCGGGTCGACGATGCCCAGGCGCCAGCTGGGCCGTCAGCTTCGCGACCTGCGCAACCGTGCCCGGATGACGACGCGGGTGGCGGCCCAGCGGCTGGAATGGTCGGAGGCCAAGATCTGGCGCATCGAGACCGGACAGACCTCGCTGCGCGGCCTGGACGTCGAGGCCATGTGCAAGATCTACGGCGCCCCGCCTGAGCTGGTGGAACCGCTGACCGCGCTGGCCCGGGAGACCAAGGCGCGCGGCTGGTGGGCCGAATACGGTGATGTGATCCCCGAGGGTTTCGATGTGTACATCGGCCTGGAGGAGGCCGCCGACCGGCTGTCGACCTTCGAGAACGATCTGGTGCCCGGCCTGCTGCAGACCGACGCCTACGTTCGTGCGGTGCTGGCCGCGGCGCGGCCGGACATGCCTGCGCCGGAACTGGAGCGCCGGGTGGCGCTGCGGGTGGCCCGGCAGAACGTGCTGACGCGCCCGAGTTCGCCGGTGCGTTTGGTGGCGGTGCTCGCCGAGGCCCTGCTGTGGCACCGCATCGGCGACACCGAGGTGCACGCGAGTCAGCTCGATCATCTGCGCCGGATGTCCGAGCGGCCCAACATCGAGCTGCGGGTGGTGCCCAACGACTGCGGCTATCACGACGGGATGGCCACGGGCCGCTTCATGCTCCTCGAATTTCCGGAGCCCGCAAGCGATCTGAGCGAACCGCCGGTGGTGTACATCGAAAACTTCACCGGCTCCACATATCTCGACAAGGAACCCGAAATCGCGCGCTACCGTGCGGCTTTCGGCGGTATCCGGGCCGCGTCGGTGGATGGCCGCGCGGCCATCGAGGCGGCGCTGGGCGCGTTCTGA
- a CDS encoding MarR family winged helix-turn-helix transcriptional regulator — MSKPSTASVDRPGVESLDQAVPAGLVSKWRDLLDQHATVSCALEKELQSRHRIGLSEFETLDRLVDARCETYRMSDLAGDIYLSQSALSRAVARLERDGLVSRSMCADDRRAIFVCLTDKGRALHAAAAPTHRDVLAHTLH, encoded by the coding sequence ATGTCAAAGCCGTCGACAGCGTCAGTCGACCGGCCCGGTGTGGAGTCGCTGGATCAGGCAGTGCCAGCCGGACTGGTGAGCAAGTGGCGCGATCTGCTGGACCAGCACGCCACCGTCTCCTGTGCGCTGGAGAAAGAGCTACAGAGCCGCCACCGGATCGGGCTCAGTGAATTCGAGACGCTGGACCGCCTGGTCGACGCCCGCTGCGAGACCTACCGCATGAGCGATCTGGCCGGAGACATCTACCTGAGCCAGAGTGCGCTGTCGCGGGCGGTGGCGCGGCTCGAGCGCGACGGCCTGGTGAGCCGCAGCATGTGCGCCGACGATCGCCGCGCGATCTTCGTCTGCCTGACCGACAAGGGCCGGGCCCTGCACGCCGCCGCGGCGCCCACCCACCGCGACGTACTGGCGCACACCCTGCACTGA
- a CDS encoding MFS transporter — translation MTSTATLPAAAQAATRWPARMWGMLITLCIVLFLDGLDVSMIGVALPSIGSELGLSTSTLQWLVSGYVLGYGGLLLLGGRTADLLGRRKVFLVALAVFALASLAGGLVSSAALLILTRFVKGLAAAFTAPTGLSIITTNFPEGPARNKALSIYTVFGAGGYSMGLVFGGLMTGLGWRWTFFLPVPIAIAALVAAAFLVPRDKPAQEGGHDLLGALFSTAAMLLLVFTVVSAPEAGWGSARTIGSFAAVVALFVAFVAVENRVRHPLIRLGILRKVSLVRASLVIVALAGSYFSWQFIVTLFLQDTLGWSALELAMGLLPVGLLVALSSVFSDKIVDRFGTGPIIAVTMVVMSIGYLLFLRLDTSPSYLAVILPAVLLIGIGWIGFPAINIQATNGIDDEEQGLAAGVLQTSMQVGAAIVLAINTAIISSGAHTDTSPGAVLDTYRPGLIFAGVVCIVGALVALTHFLPRRPAPAPVSDSERELELAA, via the coding sequence ATGACTTCCACGGCAACACTCCCGGCCGCCGCTCAGGCGGCCACCCGGTGGCCGGCACGCATGTGGGGAATGCTGATCACCCTGTGCATCGTGCTGTTCCTCGACGGCCTAGACGTGTCGATGATCGGTGTCGCACTGCCGTCCATCGGTTCCGAACTCGGCCTGTCCACCTCGACCCTGCAGTGGCTGGTCAGCGGTTACGTGCTCGGCTACGGCGGCCTGCTGCTGCTCGGCGGGCGCACCGCGGACCTGCTCGGGCGGCGCAAGGTCTTCCTGGTCGCGCTGGCCGTGTTCGCGCTGGCCTCGCTGGCCGGCGGCCTGGTCAGCTCCGCCGCGCTGCTGATCCTGACCCGTTTCGTCAAGGGCCTGGCCGCGGCGTTCACCGCGCCCACCGGCCTGTCGATCATCACCACCAATTTCCCCGAGGGCCCGGCCCGCAACAAGGCGCTGTCCATCTACACCGTGTTCGGTGCGGGCGGTTACTCGATGGGCCTGGTGTTCGGCGGCCTGATGACCGGTCTCGGCTGGCGCTGGACGTTCTTCCTGCCGGTGCCGATCGCCATCGCCGCGCTGGTCGCCGCCGCGTTCCTGGTGCCCCGGGACAAGCCGGCCCAGGAGGGCGGGCACGACCTGCTGGGTGCGCTGTTCTCGACGGCCGCCATGCTGCTGCTGGTCTTCACGGTCGTCTCGGCGCCCGAGGCGGGCTGGGGTTCGGCCCGTACCATCGGCTCGTTCGCCGCGGTGGTGGCGCTGTTCGTGGCGTTCGTCGCGGTGGAGAACCGAGTGCGGCACCCGCTGATCCGGCTCGGCATCCTGCGCAAGGTCTCGCTGGTGCGGGCCAGCCTGGTCATCGTCGCCCTGGCGGGGTCCTACTTCAGCTGGCAGTTCATCGTGACCCTGTTCCTGCAGGACACCCTGGGCTGGTCGGCGCTGGAGCTGGCGATGGGCCTGCTGCCGGTGGGTCTGCTGGTCGCGCTGTCGTCGGTGTTCTCCGACAAGATCGTCGACCGGTTCGGCACCGGCCCGATCATCGCGGTCACCATGGTCGTGATGAGCATCGGCTACCTGCTGTTCCTGCGGCTGGACACCTCGCCCTCCTACCTCGCGGTGATCCTGCCGGCGGTCCTGCTGATCGGTATCGGCTGGATCGGCTTCCCCGCCATCAACATTCAGGCCACCAACGGCATCGATGACGAGGAACAGGGCTTGGCGGCCGGCGTACTGCAAACCTCGATGCAGGTCGGCGCGGCCATCGTGCTGGCGATCAACACCGCGATCATCTCCTCCGGCGCGCACACCGACACCTCGCCGGGCGCGGTGCTCGATACCTACCGTCCCGGCCTGATCTTCGCCGGTGTGGTCTGCATCGTCGGCGCGCTGGTGGCGCTGACCCACTTCCTGCCCAGGCGGCCGGCCCCCGCGCCGGTGTCCGACTCGGAGCGGGAGCTGGAGCTGGCTGCCTGA
- a CDS encoding dTDP-4-dehydrorhamnose 3,5-epimerase family protein encodes MRIRELSVPGAWEFTPTLRGDDRGVFAESFKASEFEKAVGRPFELLQVNTSTSAAGVLRGIHYTEDPPGQAKYVTCVRGAFLDVVVDLRPGSPTFATWDAVVIDDVDRRSVFLSEGLGHALLSLEDDSTVTYLCSLEYSPEFDRDLDAFDPELGIGWPTVGRDGRPLTFVRSPKDAAAPRLRSLRA; translated from the coding sequence ATGCGGATCCGGGAACTCTCGGTGCCGGGCGCCTGGGAGTTCACCCCCACGCTGCGCGGCGACGACCGCGGGGTGTTCGCCGAATCGTTCAAGGCCTCCGAATTCGAGAAGGCGGTCGGGCGGCCGTTCGAGCTGTTGCAGGTCAACACCTCCACGTCGGCGGCCGGGGTGCTGCGCGGCATCCACTACACCGAGGATCCGCCTGGCCAGGCCAAGTACGTGACCTGTGTGCGCGGCGCCTTCCTCGACGTGGTGGTGGATCTGCGCCCCGGCTCGCCCACCTTCGCGACCTGGGACGCCGTCGTGATCGATGACGTGGATCGGCGTTCGGTGTTCCTGTCCGAGGGTCTGGGCCACGCGCTGCTGTCGCTGGAGGACGACTCCACGGTCACCTACCTGTGCTCGCTGGAGTACTCCCCCGAATTCGATCGGGATCTGGACGCTTTCGATCCCGAGCTGGGTATCGGCTGGCCGACGGTGGGGCGCGACGGGCGGCCGCTGACATTCGTCCGTTCGCCGAAAGACGCTGCCGCGCCGCGATTGCGGAGCCTGCGCGCCTAG
- the rfbA gene encoding glucose-1-phosphate thymidylyltransferase RfbA encodes MRGIILAGGTGSRLHPITRGVSKQLVPVYDKPMVYYPLSTLMLAGIRDILVITTPEDADAFRRLLGDGSQFGLSIDYVVQPEPDGLARAFVLGADHIGTEAAALVLGDNIFHGPGLGTRLRRFDGLDGGAVFAYRVSDPSAYGVVEFADGKAISIEEKPKLPRSNYAIPGLYFYDNDVVAIARDLRPSQRGEYEITDINRTYLEQGRLSVEVLARGTAWLDTGTFDSLLDAANYVRTIEERQGLKIGVPEEVAWRLGFIDDEQLCRLAEPLARSGYGKYLLELIEHGRGWEQDGMEHVLRPGGDEHR; translated from the coding sequence ATGCGCGGAATCATCCTGGCCGGTGGCACCGGGTCGCGGCTGCATCCGATCACGCGCGGAGTGAGCAAGCAGCTGGTCCCGGTGTACGACAAGCCGATGGTGTACTACCCGCTGTCGACGCTGATGCTGGCCGGGATCCGGGACATCCTGGTCATCACCACCCCCGAGGACGCGGACGCGTTCCGGCGGCTGCTCGGCGACGGCTCGCAGTTCGGCCTGTCGATCGACTATGTGGTGCAGCCAGAGCCCGACGGCCTGGCACGCGCGTTCGTGCTGGGCGCCGACCACATCGGTACCGAGGCGGCGGCACTCGTGCTGGGCGACAACATCTTCCACGGTCCCGGCCTGGGTACCCGGCTGCGCCGCTTCGACGGTCTGGACGGCGGCGCGGTCTTCGCCTACCGGGTGTCTGACCCGAGCGCGTACGGCGTGGTCGAATTCGCCGACGGCAAGGCCATTTCCATCGAGGAGAAGCCGAAGCTGCCCCGGTCCAACTACGCCATCCCGGGCCTGTACTTCTACGACAACGACGTCGTGGCGATCGCCCGCGACCTGCGCCCCTCCCAGCGCGGCGAGTACGAGATCACCGATATCAACCGCACCTATCTGGAGCAGGGACGGCTGTCGGTGGAGGTGCTGGCCCGCGGCACGGCATGGCTGGATACCGGCACCTTCGACTCGCTGCTGGACGCCGCCAACTACGTCCGGACCATCGAGGAGCGGCAGGGGCTCAAGATCGGGGTGCCCGAGGAGGTGGCCTGGCGGCTGGGCTTCATCGACGACGAGCAGCTGTGCCGGTTGGCCGAGCCGCTGGCGCGCTCAGGTTACGGGAAATATCTGCTCGAACTGATCGAGCACGGCCGCGGGTGGGAGCAGGACGGCATGGAACACGTCTTGCGGCCGGGCGGAGACGAGCACCGATGA
- a CDS encoding alpha/beta hydrolase, whose product MVAIPIGESLSEPGVVVNPGGGSLPSRALRLACLGVVRPVVRHYPITPLTMPLASAVVDGLARLRPMPSGVEREQVRLSGFRMEILRPAGARRALRDGVVMYLHGGGFFLCGLDTHRPVAAALARRTGMPVLNVDYRQLPATRIPDSVADCLTAYRWLLRHGVDPARIVFAGDSAGGFLTFATALRAVEVGLPAPAGLVGLSPALDLDCAAKRDYLNIARDPYIPLSAMEQMVRYGTVGECSALSPVNGALAGLPPALLIVGEDELLRYDCELMARRLTAAGVPNSLELWRGQVHAFMSILPNLPESRSALGRVARFVRARVESAPVARTA is encoded by the coding sequence ATGGTGGCGATCCCGATCGGCGAATCCCTCAGCGAGCCGGGGGTCGTGGTGAATCCCGGCGGTGGCAGCCTGCCGTCTCGTGCGCTACGCCTGGCCTGTCTCGGCGTGGTACGGCCGGTCGTGCGGCACTATCCGATCACTCCGCTGACCATGCCGCTGGCGAGCGCGGTGGTCGACGGTCTGGCCCGGCTGCGCCCGATGCCGTCAGGGGTGGAGCGGGAACAGGTGCGGCTCAGCGGTTTTCGCATGGAGATCCTGCGCCCGGCCGGCGCGCGGCGCGCGCTGCGCGACGGCGTGGTGATGTATCTGCACGGCGGCGGCTTCTTCCTGTGCGGCCTGGACACGCATCGGCCGGTCGCCGCCGCTCTGGCCCGCCGCACCGGAATGCCGGTGCTGAACGTGGACTACCGGCAGCTGCCCGCCACCCGCATCCCGGATTCGGTGGCGGACTGCCTCACCGCCTATCGATGGCTGCTGCGGCACGGCGTCGATCCGGCCCGGATCGTCTTCGCGGGCGATTCGGCCGGTGGGTTCCTCACCTTCGCCACCGCGCTGCGCGCCGTCGAGGTCGGGCTGCCCGCCCCGGCCGGTCTGGTCGGACTGTCTCCGGCCCTCGATCTGGACTGCGCGGCCAAGCGCGACTACCTGAACATCGCGCGCGACCCGTATATCCCGCTCTCGGCGATGGAACAGATGGTCCGCTACGGCACCGTCGGCGAATGTTCGGCGCTCTCACCGGTCAACGGGGCGCTGGCGGGGCTGCCGCCCGCGCTGCTGATCGTCGGCGAGGACGAATTGCTGCGCTACGACTGCGAACTCATGGCCCGGCGGCTGACCGCGGCCGGCGTGCCGAACTCGCTGGAGCTGTGGCGCGGCCAGGTGCACGCGTTCATGAGCATCCTGCCGAACCTGCCGGAGAGCCGCTCCGCGCTGGGCCGGGTGGCGCGTTTCGTGCGGGCCCGGGTCGAGTCCGCCCCCGTAGCGCGCACCGCGTGA
- the rfbB gene encoding dTDP-glucose 4,6-dehydratase — protein sequence MRLLVTGGAGFIGANFVHQTLAERPDTRIVVLDKLTYAGNRASLAPVADRIDFVHGDIADLELVDRLVGGVDAVVHFAAESHNDNSLTQPWPFVQTNIVGTYSLLQAVRRYDVRYHHISTDEVYGDLDAEAPAFDETTPYNPSSPYSATKASSDMLVRAWVRSFGVRATISNCSNNYGPYQHVEKFIPRQITNLIDGARPRLYGAGHQVRDWIHVHDHNSAVWSILDRGRIGQTYLIGADGELDNKSVVRMILAEFGRDPDDFDHVTDRPGHDQRYAIDARLLRSELGWEPRFSDFRVGLADTIRWYREHEDWWRPQKDLTEQAYAAAGERVL from the coding sequence GTGCGATTGCTCGTAACCGGTGGCGCCGGGTTCATCGGCGCCAACTTCGTCCACCAGACCCTCGCCGAGCGGCCCGACACCCGGATCGTGGTGCTCGACAAGCTCACCTACGCCGGTAACCGGGCGTCGCTGGCGCCGGTCGCCGACCGCATCGATTTCGTGCACGGCGATATCGCGGATCTGGAACTGGTCGATCGGCTGGTCGGTGGGGTGGACGCGGTGGTGCATTTCGCCGCCGAGTCGCACAACGACAATTCGCTGACGCAGCCGTGGCCGTTCGTGCAGACCAATATCGTCGGGACGTATTCGCTGCTGCAGGCGGTGCGCCGGTACGACGTGCGCTACCACCACATCTCCACCGACGAGGTCTACGGCGATCTCGACGCCGAGGCGCCGGCGTTCGACGAGACGACCCCGTACAACCCGTCGAGCCCGTATTCGGCCACCAAGGCCTCCAGCGACATGCTCGTGCGGGCCTGGGTGCGTTCGTTCGGCGTGCGCGCGACGATTTCCAACTGCAGCAACAACTACGGCCCCTATCAGCATGTGGAGAAGTTCATCCCGCGGCAGATCACCAATCTCATCGACGGGGCGCGGCCGCGGTTGTACGGCGCCGGGCACCAGGTGCGCGACTGGATTCACGTCCACGACCACAACAGCGCGGTGTGGTCGATTCTCGACCGCGGCCGCATCGGGCAGACGTATCTGATCGGCGCCGACGGCGAATTGGACAACAAGTCCGTGGTGCGAATGATCCTCGCCGAATTCGGCCGCGACCCCGACGATTTCGACCACGTCACCGATCGCCCCGGCCACGACCAGCGCTACGCCATCGATGCCCGCCTGCTCCGTTCCGAACTCGGCTGGGAGCCTCGGTTCTCCGACTTCCGGGTCGGGCTGGCCGACACCATCCGCTGGTATCGCGAGCACGAGGACTGGTGGCGGCCGCAGAAGGATCTCACCGAGCAGGCGTACGCGGCCGCGGGGGAAAGGGTGCTGTAA
- a CDS encoding DUF2142 domain-containing protein codes for MTTEARPQAVERPAEEGPGTETTQTPAGPAPLRRAGGWVQRRLGAATAVFLIVAGVFGVAWATLTPSFWGHDEITQFGRSYQVAHGGFLPQRVPDDRGVAYGGDIPLSVDGLMGYAFYDYNRRPAEPEPMAADPVSYRLLESAPVTTEATKPMWFTNTAAYSPVPYVPAAVGIRVAEALDLDVGGLVLLTRLAGLCAYLAVVGFALWLLRGFRVQWLAFAVAVLPIALFQAGTVTADTLTNALAILVSCLLVKGLFLGARLCRTEVVAALAATVALPLCKPTYVLLAMLTVLIPARQYGFSSWRRWIPWACAAVGAGAFAVWMKLAAPTGEGMGLMRPAAQWHSVRPGDQLKEILGHPWDFLNTFVESIWFRDQRWFTQFFGELGFAYIDVPAISILACLLAFAIGLGIAERMTADRLRTWVVALTVLASIAMIYVTLYMSFTPVGYYLIDGVQGRYFVPLAVVAFAVLLRWMPLRLTNVRALTPAKGPATAIVAATVVSLIAAIAKYDFLVWG; via the coding sequence ATGACGACCGAGGCCCGCCCGCAGGCCGTCGAACGGCCGGCCGAGGAGGGCCCCGGGACCGAAACGACGCAGACACCCGCCGGACCGGCTCCGCTGCGGCGGGCCGGAGGCTGGGTCCAGCGGCGGCTCGGCGCGGCCACGGCCGTATTCCTCATCGTCGCAGGAGTTTTCGGGGTGGCGTGGGCGACGTTGACGCCGTCGTTCTGGGGCCACGACGAGATCACCCAGTTCGGCCGGTCCTATCAGGTCGCGCACGGCGGCTTCCTGCCCCAGCGCGTGCCCGACGACCGCGGCGTCGCCTACGGCGGGGACATCCCGCTCAGCGTCGACGGCCTGATGGGCTACGCCTTCTACGACTACAACCGCCGACCGGCCGAGCCCGAGCCGATGGCCGCCGATCCCGTCTCCTACCGGCTGCTGGAATCGGCCCCGGTGACCACCGAAGCCACCAAGCCGATGTGGTTCACCAACACCGCCGCCTATTCACCGGTCCCGTATGTGCCCGCGGCCGTGGGCATCCGGGTGGCCGAGGCGCTCGATCTCGATGTGGGCGGCCTGGTGCTGCTGACCCGGCTGGCGGGCCTGTGCGCCTACCTGGCCGTGGTCGGGTTCGCCCTGTGGCTGCTGCGCGGATTCCGGGTGCAGTGGCTCGCGTTCGCCGTCGCGGTGTTGCCGATCGCGCTGTTCCAGGCCGGTACGGTCACCGCCGACACGCTGACCAACGCGCTGGCGATCCTGGTGTCGTGCCTGCTGGTCAAGGGATTGTTCCTGGGGGCCAGGCTGTGTCGCACCGAGGTCGTCGCCGCGCTCGCCGCCACCGTGGCGCTGCCGCTGTGCAAGCCGACGTACGTGCTGCTGGCCATGCTCACCGTCCTGATTCCGGCTCGGCAGTACGGCTTTTCGAGCTGGCGGCGCTGGATTCCGTGGGCCTGCGCGGCGGTGGGCGCCGGTGCGTTCGCGGTGTGGATGAAACTGGCCGCGCCGACGGGTGAGGGCATGGGCCTGATGCGGCCGGCGGCGCAATGGCATTCGGTGCGGCCCGGCGATCAGCTGAAGGAGATCCTCGGCCATCCCTGGGATTTCCTGAACACTTTCGTCGAGAGCATCTGGTTCCGCGATCAGCGCTGGTTCACCCAATTCTTCGGGGAACTCGGATTCGCCTATATCGACGTGCCCGCGATATCGATTCTGGCCTGCCTGCTGGCCTTCGCGATCGGGCTGGGAATCGCCGAGCGGATGACCGCGGACCGGCTGCGCACCTGGGTCGTCGCGCTCACCGTGCTGGCCAGTATCGCGATGATCTATGTGACGCTGTACATGTCGTTCACGCCGGTCGGCTATTACCTCATCGACGGCGTCCAGGGCAGGTATTTCGTGCCGCTGGCGGTGGTCGCGTTCGCGGTGCTGCTGCGGTGGATGCCGTTGCGGCTGACGAATGTTCGCGCGCTGACGCCCGCGAAAGGTCCGGCGACAGCGATCGTGGCCGCCACCGTGGTCTCGCTGATCGCCGCGATCGCCAAGTACGACTTCCTGGTCTGGGGCTGA
- a CDS encoding glycosyltransferase, translating into MDPTELRIAAVVPCHNEEAAVAKVVADLKAAVPGIVVYVYDNLSTDGTADRARAAGAIVRTEHTKGKGNVVRRAFADIEADVYLMIDGDDTYDASAAPLMIKTLLDGPYDHVLGVRKQNEGENAYRTGHETGNKVLNGVVGKVFGENVEDMLSGYRVFSRRFVKSFPAVSREFEIETELTVHSLHLRVPQTQVPVGFRDRPAGSESKLRTYHDGFKILALIIGLARHERPVAFYGLFGTLAWAISIILITPIVIEFYEIHEVPRFPTLFLGFTLLLLGSLAWTAGLILDGIRRSRHEAARLMYLRYSAVGTEAGERIGEGRR; encoded by the coding sequence GTGGACCCCACCGAGCTTCGTATCGCCGCAGTGGTGCCCTGCCACAACGAGGAGGCCGCGGTGGCCAAGGTCGTCGCCGACCTCAAGGCCGCCGTGCCGGGCATCGTCGTCTACGTCTACGACAACCTGAGCACGGACGGCACCGCCGACCGCGCTCGCGCCGCCGGTGCGATCGTGCGCACCGAGCACACCAAGGGCAAGGGCAACGTCGTACGGCGCGCGTTCGCCGATATCGAGGCCGACGTCTATCTGATGATCGACGGCGACGACACCTACGACGCCTCCGCCGCGCCGCTGATGATCAAGACCCTGCTGGACGGTCCCTACGATCACGTGCTGGGCGTGCGCAAGCAGAACGAGGGCGAGAACGCCTACCGCACAGGCCACGAGACCGGCAACAAGGTCCTCAACGGCGTGGTCGGCAAGGTGTTCGGCGAGAACGTCGAGGACATGCTCTCCGGCTATCGGGTGTTCTCCCGCCGGTTCGTCAAGAGCTTCCCCGCCGTGTCGCGCGAGTTCGAGATCGAGACCGAGCTGACCGTGCATTCGCTGCACCTGCGGGTGCCGCAGACCCAGGTGCCGGTGGGGTTCCGCGATCGGCCGGCCGGCAGCGAGAGCAAGCTGCGCACCTATCACGACGGCTTCAAGATCCTGGCCCTGATCATCGGGCTGGCCCGGCACGAGCGGCCGGTCGCGTTCTACGGCTTGTTCGGCACCCTGGCCTGGGCGATCTCGATCATCCTGATCACCCCGATCGTCATCGAGTTCTACGAGATCCACGAGGTACCAAGGTTCCCGACGCTGTTCCTCGGCTTCACCCTGCTGCTGCTGGGCAGCCTGGCCTGGACCGCGGGCCTGATCCTCGACGGCATCCGCCGCTCCCGGCACGAGGCCGCGCGCCTGATGTACCTGCGGTATTCGGCGGTCGGCACGGAGGCCGGTGAGCGGATCGGCGAGGGCCGCCGATGA
- a CDS encoding GtrA family protein — MTSSETATDAAARTDAPLITKVLAALRQGGAFLVVGAIGFLVDAGTYNLLVFWGGEGVLYHAPLPAKIIAIVVATVVTYFGNKWWTFAHKKGGSPGREYLLYALFNVVAIGLQLGCLGFSRYVLDLSTPLSDNISGTVIGQIVAVVFRYWAYDKFVFTGARAARSDADA; from the coding sequence GTGACCAGCAGTGAGACCGCGACCGATGCGGCCGCTCGGACCGACGCGCCCCTGATCACCAAGGTGCTCGCGGCGTTGCGGCAGGGCGGGGCGTTTCTCGTCGTCGGCGCGATCGGCTTTCTCGTCGACGCGGGCACCTACAATCTGCTGGTCTTCTGGGGCGGGGAGGGCGTGCTGTACCACGCGCCGCTGCCCGCCAAGATCATCGCCATCGTGGTGGCGACGGTGGTCACCTACTTCGGCAACAAGTGGTGGACCTTCGCGCACAAGAAGGGCGGCAGCCCGGGGCGCGAATATCTGCTCTACGCGCTGTTCAACGTGGTAGCGATCGGCCTGCAACTGGGCTGTCTCGGTTTCTCCCGGTACGTACTGGATCTGTCGACACCGCTGTCGGACAACATCTCCGGCACTGTGATCGGCCAGATCGTCGCGGTGGTATTCCGCTATTGGGCATACGACAAATTCGTGTTCACCGGCGCGCGGGCGGCCCGATCCGACGCCGACGCGTGA